One window of the Heliomicrobium undosum genome contains the following:
- a CDS encoding D-2-hydroxyacid dehydrogenase: MKILTTMPFPEWHRERLERTYPGILWRICRSTGEALEFLPGADVLVTYGDGLTTDVLRRAPKLRWIQSFAGGLEHIPFDVLKEREITLTSAKGVHAVQAAEHTLGVMLAFVRQLPFFVRMQEQARWEDHVKLDEIHQKTVCIVGLGAMGVEIAQRALAFGMRVTGVNSDGRGVAGVHKTYPRDQIDLAIAEADFVVLAMPLTAASEQRFGAHEFSLMKRSAVLINIARGKVIDEPALVRALQEGQIAGAALDVFVEEPLSAESPLWKMHNVIITPHVAGRSPHYLDRALEIFETNLEAFLAEKPLPLNVVDLEKGY; this comes from the coding sequence ATGAAGATCCTCACAACGATGCCGTTTCCCGAATGGCACCGCGAACGTCTGGAGAGAACATACCCGGGCATACTGTGGCGGATTTGCCGCTCTACCGGCGAGGCGCTGGAATTTCTGCCAGGCGCTGACGTTCTCGTCACCTACGGCGACGGCCTGACGACGGATGTGTTGCGGCGGGCGCCGAAACTGCGATGGATTCAATCCTTTGCTGGCGGCCTGGAACACATCCCTTTCGACGTGCTGAAAGAACGGGAGATCACGCTGACGAGCGCCAAGGGCGTCCATGCCGTTCAGGCGGCGGAACACACCCTGGGTGTCATGCTGGCCTTCGTCCGCCAGTTGCCCTTCTTTGTCCGCATGCAGGAGCAGGCCCGCTGGGAGGATCATGTCAAGCTCGATGAGATCCATCAAAAGACGGTCTGCATCGTCGGGCTCGGCGCCATGGGCGTGGAGATCGCCCAACGCGCCCTCGCCTTCGGGATGCGCGTCACCGGGGTGAACAGCGATGGCCGGGGTGTGGCGGGCGTACATAAGACCTATCCCCGCGACCAGATCGATCTTGCCATCGCCGAGGCCGACTTTGTCGTTTTGGCGATGCCCCTGACGGCGGCATCAGAACAGCGGTTCGGCGCCCATGAGTTTTCCCTGATGAAACGCTCGGCGGTTTTGATCAACATCGCCCGGGGTAAGGTGATCGATGAACCGGCCCTGGTGCGGGCATTGCAAGAGGGTCAGATTGCCGGGGCAGCCTTGGATGTCTTCGTGGAAGAACCCCTTTCCGCCGAGAGCCCCTTGTGGAAGATGCACAATGTGATCATCACGCCCCATGTGGCCGGCCGCTCTCCGCACTACCTCGACCGGGCGCTGGAGATCTTCGAAACGAACCTGGAAGCTTTCTTGGCGGAAAAACCGCTGCCCCTGAACGTGGTCGACCTGGAAAAAGGGTATTGA